A DNA window from Impatiens glandulifera chromosome 7, dImpGla2.1, whole genome shotgun sequence contains the following coding sequences:
- the LOC124909618 gene encoding M protein, serotype 5-like encodes MEIEEDVISLTKATDPNEALDRHAIVEPRARLQKLAKHIRKLTERYIPGTPKSQLQLLVLDLLAVKKGEFIDEVARLEAVREQQDTTHSPTLENVDGQNPGDKSPPADQTIDITDDRTEPPLTDNIESDQPGDSEPAITEEKVITIINEFANTMVRPWKKKIKKTAVEALKLAETTRDDLGKANERITSVETNYGEANVLYGAHLKRIIALEDMTPKLVDDLKSVSQRVVELERSQEKTEQRLTKVDEDLGRSGTQTDSTLDRVIGLEEKNAILEEQNDKLEADLKEVTEHVNELINAKFSADKAIEEANAQAAKKLQDALDEQNRTQKETPQSDANLNERLRILTTKNPELAKSIAAREAKEAKRFNAEKQMFDEYAKAHKKTQAAPSSSAPATRKRKVSSKKAQVAEMLERITETVVDPPHNPALQTEDDFEEDLEPQPTR; translated from the coding sequence ATGGAGATAGAGGAAGACGTCATCAGCCTAACAAAAGCTACGGATCCCAATGAAGCCTtggaccgacacgcaatagtggaaccgcgtgctcggctacaaaagctagCCAAACATATTCGAAAGCTTACAGAAAGGTATATTCCAGGAACACCGAAGTCTCAACtacaactcttggtgttggatTTACTTGCGGTCAAGAAAGGAGAATTCATCGACGAAGTggcgcggcttgaagcggtgcgCGAACAGCAAGATACAACGCACTCTCCAACTCTTGAGAATGTTGACGGTCAGAATCCAGGCGATAAGTCTCCTCCAGCGGATCAGACGATCGACATAACCGACGATAGGACAGAGCCTCCTCTCACCGACAATATAGAATCTGATCAACCCGGGGATTCAGAACCGGCCATTACGGAAGAGAAGGTCATCACTATCATCAACGAATTTGCCAACACCATGGTTCGACCatggaagaagaaaatcaagaaaaccGCGGTCGAAGCGCTCAAGTTAGCCGAGACAACAAGGGATGATCTTGGGAAGGCAAACGAGCGGATCACGTCGGTCGAAACCAACTATGGTGAAGCCAATGTTCTATACGGTGCTCACCTTAAGCGAATAATAGCCTTGGAGGACATGACTCCAAAGTTGGTGGATGACCTCAAATCGGTCAGCCAAAGGGTGGTGGAGTtggaacggtctcaagaaaAGACCGAGCAACGGCttacaaaggtcgatgaggatCTGGGGCGGTCAGGCACCCAAACCGACTCAACACTCGACAGGGTCATAGGCCTTGAAGAGAAGAATGCAATCCTTGAGGAACAGAACgacaagcttgaagccgacctcaaggAGGTCACCGAACATGTGAATGAACTGATAAATGCCAAGTTTTCTGCGGATAAAGCAATTGAGGAGGCAAACGCTCAGGCGGCTAAGAAactccaggatgcgctggatgagCAGAACCGAACACAGAAGGAGACACCACAGTCTGATGCGAACCTCAACGAACGCTTACGGATATTAACGACCAAAAATCCGGAACTCGCAAAATCCATAGCAGCTCGAGAAGCCAAGGAGGCAAAGCGGTTCAACGCTGAGAAACAAATGTTCGACGAATATGcaaaggctcacaagaagaccCAGGCGGCTCCCTCCTCTTCGGCTCCGGCAACACGAAAACGGAAAGTTTCTTCGAAGAAGGCTCAAGTCGCCGAGATGCTGGAAAGAATCACCGAGACGGTTG